The following are encoded together in the Glycine soja cultivar W05 chromosome 5, ASM419377v2, whole genome shotgun sequence genome:
- the LOC114412837 gene encoding nuclear transport factor 2B: MDPDALAKAFVEHYYSTFDTNRNGLANLYQEGSMLTFEGQKIQGASSIVAKLTSLPFQQCHHSISTVDCQPSGVNAGMLVFVSGNLQLAGEQHTLKFSQMFHLIPTPQGSYYVLNDIFRLNYA, encoded by the exons atggATCCAGACGCGTTGGCAAAGGCATTCGTGGAGCACTACTACAGCACCTTCGACACCAACCGGAACGGTTTAGCGAATCTGTATCAGGAGGGTTCCATGCTGACCTTCGAAGGGCAGAAGATCCAGGGCGCTTCCAGCATCGTCGCTAAGCTCACTTCCCTCCCTTTCCAGCAGTGCCACCACTCCATCTCCACCGTCGACTGCCAGCCCTCCGGTGTCAACGCTGGCATGCTTGTCTTTGTCAGCGGCAACCTCCAGCTCGCTGGCGAACAGCACACTCTCAAGTTCAGCCAG ATGTTCCATTTGATACCAACGCCTCAGGGAAGCTATTATGTGTTGAATGACATATTCCGTTTGAACTATGCATGA